GCGTACTTGATCTCGGCATCGCCCAGCATGTCCATCAGTTCGATGGCCTGCTCCATTTGGAGGTCAAAGTCGTCGGGCGTGAACGGCATCTCGGTGGGCGACAGGGCGGATTCCTCGTTGGAGGGGATGTCGTCAGGGTGGTGGAAGATGGGCCGGTGGGCGTACGACCCCACCTCCATCGACCCGGCTGACTGGCGCTCGTAGCAGAAGGTGTCCATGTCCCGGACGATGGGATAGCCGATCTCATTGTTGGTCTCGGCCAGGATGTCGAGGGGGCCGACGTCGGCCATCTGATGCACGGCGGGCACCAGCGGGATGTAGGCGTCGGCCATGTTGGCCACCCGGTTCGACCACACCCCGCAGGCGATCACCACGTACTCGGTCTCGATGGTGCCTTTGTCGGTGACCACCGCTTTGACCGTGCGGTCGCCGGGGTTGGGACCGTCTTCGGTGATGATGTCGAGCACCTCGGTGTTGGCCGCCACGTGGCAGCCCCCGTTCACCGCCACGTTGCGCATCTGGGTGCCGGTCTCCAAAGAGTCCACCACTGAGACCGTGGGGCAGTAGAAGCCCTCCAGCACTATGTCGGTGTTGACGAACGGCACCAGTTCTTTGACCTCTTCGGGGGTCAGCAGGTGGGCCTCTATGCCCCAGGCGGTAGCCGAGGTCATGCGCCGCTTGAGCTCGTCTACGCGCTCTTGGGTGCGGGCCACCTCGATGCCGCCGGAGTCCACCGAAAGCCCCAGGTCGCGGTATTGGTTGGCGCTCTGCTCCCCCAGCAGGCACATCTCCTTGTTGTGGTCCACCGGGAAGATGAAGTTGGAGGCGTGGCCGGTGGACCCGCCGGGGTTGGGCAGCGGGCCCTTGTCCAGCAGCACCAGATCAGTCCAGCCCAGCTTGGACAGGTGCCCGACCAGGCAATTGCCCACGATTCCCGCGCCGATGACCACGCACTTGGCCTTTTCGGGGACATCAGCCATGTCCTGCCTCCAACGCTTCCATCGTGTGGACCTTGCTCGACTTATCGTCAATCATCTCGCCCAACTCGCTTCCTCAACAGGTCGTGCTGCCTGCAAGTATTGCACTTCTGGTCCGTATTATGGTACAGTTCCGTCATGCGGAACGACTCGGCCAGTCTATCGCGGTGGGAAGAGCCGCAACCGGCCGGGCCGAATCCTGATGTTCAGGAGCTTATTCGCAACTCGGCTTTCGAGATCATCCCGCTGAACAGCGCTTCTGAGGCCATAAACGCACTGCCCCCGAAGTCTCGGGTATCGATCACCGCATCGGCTGCCAAAGGCCAGGCCGCCACGCTGGAGCTGGCCGAAGAGCTGGTCAATCGGGGGCACCACGCCATCCCCCACTTCTCGGCCCGTTTGATTGGAGACCGCGGCCAAGTGAAGGATCTGGCCGCATGGGCCAAATACGTCGGGGTGACCACCGCCTTCGTCATCGGCGGGGACGCCACCGAGCCGGGCCCCTACCACGACGCCCATACCTTCATGCAGGACCTCTTCGAGCACGACCACGGCCTCGACACGGTGGGAGTGGCGGCCTATCCCGACGGCCATCCCCTCATCGGCGAGGACGTGCGCCGCCACGCCCTGTTCGCCAAACAGGAATTGCTGGCCGAGGCCGGTATGCGGGGCTATTGCAGCACCCAGATGTGCTTCGATCCGGCCCGGATCATCGCCTGGCTCAAGGCCGAGCGGAGCGACGGGCTGACCCTTCCGGTACACTTGGGCATCC
This window of the bacterium genome carries:
- a CDS encoding methylenetetrahydrofolate reductase; its protein translation is MRNDSASLSRWEEPQPAGPNPDVQELIRNSAFEIIPLNSASEAINALPPKSRVSITASAAKGQAATLELAEELVNRGHHAIPHFSARLIGDRGQVKDLAAWAKYVGVTTAFVIGGDATEPGPYHDAHTFMQDLFEHDHGLDTVGVAAYPDGHPLIGEDVRRHALFAKQELLAEAGMRGYCSTQMCFDPARIIAWLKAERSDGLTLPVHLGIPGAVERAKLLSIGARLGVGQSLRYLHKNRRSMAKLLGSSAHDPSELLEALSSQLTPPGINGLHIFTFNQVETTAAWRQALIHG